One Cynocephalus volans isolate mCynVol1 chromosome 5, mCynVol1.pri, whole genome shotgun sequence DNA window includes the following coding sequences:
- the LOC134378979 gene encoding olfactory receptor 6N2-like produces the protein MERVNRTLVTEFVFLKFSSSPHLQLLFFSLFLLVYLLSLVGNALIVLVVVLDRRLHTPMYFFVSNLSLVELWYTTVTVPKMLANFLSSPGVISVPSCITQYYFFFSLAATELFILTTMAFDRYAAVCRPLHYPLLLSPQTCGTLAGVRWSVGFLCPMFPSFLLTQISFFTPNRINHFFCDADQIFRLSCTDTYAIQVVGYAFSTVIILGALFFTTASYAQILATVLAMSSAAAQRKAFSTCTAHLSVVTIYFGTLIFMYVRPAVKYESNINKIVAIFYSVITPLLNPLIYTLHNKDVKEALKVLVFRIQRVCYPSKETR, from the coding sequence ATGGAGAGAGTCAACCGCACATTGGTCACTGAATTTGTCTTCCTGAAGTTTTccagctccccacatctccagcttctcttcttctccctcttccttctggTCTACCTCTTGTCCCTGGTGGGCAATGCCCTCATCGTGCTTGTGGTGGTCCTGGACAGGCGCCTCCACACTCCCATGTACTTCTTCGTCAGCAATCTCTCCTTGGTAGAGCTCTGGTACACCACAGTCACTGTGCCCAAGATGCTGGCCAATTTTCTGAGTTCCCCAGGGGTCATCTCAGTTCCCAGCTGCATCACCCAGTATTACTTCTTCTTCTCCTTGGCTGCCACCGAGCTCTTCATCCTCACCACCATGGCCTTTGACCGCTATGCTGCTGTTTGTCGCCCACTCCACTACCCACTGTTGCTCAGTCCCCAAACTTGTGGGACTCTGGCTGGGGTCCGCTGGTCTGTGGGATTCCTCTGCCCCATGTTCCCCTCATTCCTCCTCACACAAATCTCCTTCTTCACCCCCAACCGTATCAACCACTTCTTCTGTGATGCTGATCAGATTTTCCGTCTCTCCTGCACGGACACGTATGCCATCCAAGTTGTGGGCTATGCCTTTAGCACTGTCATTATCCTAGGAGCCCTGTTCTTTACCACGGCTTCCTATGCCCAAATCCTGGCCACAGTTCTCGCCATGTCCTCAGCTGCTGCCCAGCGCAAGGCCTTTTCCACCTGCACAGCCCACCTATCTGTGGTAACCATCTACTTCGGCACTCTCATATTCATGTATGTCCGCCCAGCAGTAAAATATGAGTCAAACATTAACAAGATTGTGGCCATCTTCTACTCAGTCATCACCCCACTTCTCAATCCTCTTATTTATACACTCCACAACAAGGACGTCAAGGAAGCTCTGAAGGTGTTGGTGTTCCGGATCCAAAGGGTCTGCTACCCAAGCAAGGAGACGCGGTGA